TTTCCTTCACTTTCTTCATCCGTTCAAGACCGCCATCCGCTTCAGGTTGAACGCCAGGCACACCAATCCCCATTCGGCTTGGACGTTCCTGAGGCCCCGCACCAGGAATTGTCGGAAGCGCATCACCTGTTTGATGATGCCGAAGGTGGGTTCGACCGTGCATTTTCGCAAGCCATAGGCGGCACGGCCTTCGGGCGTGGCCAAGCGATGGC
Above is a window of Gammaproteobacteria bacterium DNA encoding:
- a CDS encoding transposase, whose product is HRLATPEGRAAYGLRKCTVEPTFGIIKQVMRFRQFLVRGLRNVQAEWGLVCLAFNLKRMAVLNG